A single region of the Salvia splendens isolate huo1 chromosome 18, SspV2, whole genome shotgun sequence genome encodes:
- the LOC121775791 gene encoding B-box zinc finger protein 19-like isoform X1 has protein sequence MRTLCDVCEGAAAVFFCAADEAALCRACDDKVHMCNKLASRHARVGLASPSDVPRCDICENAPAFFYCEVDGSSLCLQCDMIVHVGGKRTHRRFLLLRQRVEFPGDKPGLTGEPVAQGVDKRDNNHNHSRRLMDEDDRQVSPSADLDAGADREAKNGAGMIDLNMQPHRLHSHAENNQG, from the exons ATGAGGACTCTTTGTGACGTTTGTGAGGGCGCTGCTGCTGTGTTTTTCTGTGCTGCTGATGAGGCTGCTCTTTGTCGTGCCTGCGATGATAAG GTTCACATGTGCAACAAGCTTGCTAGTAGGCATGCAAGAGTTGGTCTAGCTAGTCCCAGCGACGTTCCACGCTGTGATATATGTGAAAATGCTCCTG CCTTCTTTTACTGTGAAGTGGATGGCAGCTCCCTCTGTTTGCAGTGTGACATGATCGTGCACGTTGGTGGTAAACGAACACATAGGAGATTCCTCTTGCTCAGACAGAGAGTTGAG TTTCCGGGAGATAAGCCTGGTCTGACTGGGGAGCCTGTTGCACAAGGCGTGGACAAGAGAGATAACAACCACAACCACTCGCGGAGATTGATGGATGAAGATGATCGGCAAGTTTCTCCTTCTGCAGACTTGGACGCCGGTGCAGATAGAGAAGCTAAGAACGGTGCAGGAATGATTGATTTGAATATGCAGCCTCATCGTCTCCACAGCCACGCTGAAAACAATCAG GGGTGA
- the LOC121775791 gene encoding B-box zinc finger protein 19-like isoform X2 produces MCNKLASRHARVGLASPSDVPRCDICENAPAFFYCEVDGSSLCLQCDMIVHVGGKRTHRRFLLLRQRVEFPGDKPGLTGEPVAQGVDKRDNNHNHSRRLMDEDDRQVSPSADLDAGADREAKNGAGMIDLNMQPHRLHSHAENNQG; encoded by the exons ATGTGCAACAAGCTTGCTAGTAGGCATGCAAGAGTTGGTCTAGCTAGTCCCAGCGACGTTCCACGCTGTGATATATGTGAAAATGCTCCTG CCTTCTTTTACTGTGAAGTGGATGGCAGCTCCCTCTGTTTGCAGTGTGACATGATCGTGCACGTTGGTGGTAAACGAACACATAGGAGATTCCTCTTGCTCAGACAGAGAGTTGAG TTTCCGGGAGATAAGCCTGGTCTGACTGGGGAGCCTGTTGCACAAGGCGTGGACAAGAGAGATAACAACCACAACCACTCGCGGAGATTGATGGATGAAGATGATCGGCAAGTTTCTCCTTCTGCAGACTTGGACGCCGGTGCAGATAGAGAAGCTAAGAACGGTGCAGGAATGATTGATTTGAATATGCAGCCTCATCGTCTCCACAGCCACGCTGAAAACAATCAG GGGTGA